Proteins encoded within one genomic window of Myxococcaceae bacterium JPH2:
- a CDS encoding alpha-1,4-glucan--maltose-1-phosphate maltosyltransferase: MTDRIGSVFIEGVQPELDAGRHPIKRIVGEPLVVRADIFKEGHDVLAAVVRWRQQTPTTQRTDWAEVPMRALGNDAWEASVPLTNNGRYEYTIEAWPDLFRTWTSELKRKVDAGRDVRSELLEGAALLEGAATRARAKLAEDDARVLADAGARLRQPASPDLLAVALAPELVDLASRHADRSLARRYEPVLEVFADREKARFSAWYEFFPRSALRDGATHATLLDAREWLPYVQRLGFDVVYLPPIHPIGVTARKGKNNSLQAQPDDVGSPWAIGAHEGGHMAVHPRLGTMEDFRSLVEAAAHHGIEVALDLAFQCSPDHPYVREHPEWFQHRPDGTIKTAENPPKRYEDIVNFDWMGPHREALWHELRAVVLHWVRQGVRIFRVDNPHTKPIQFWAWLIREVQDAHPDVLFLSEAFTRPKVMKALAKVGFTQSYTYFTWRNFKDELTAYLEEITRPPVSDYFRGNLWPNTPDILPELLQDAGPGAFRLRAALAATLSSSWGIYCGFELCEGRHLPGKEEYLDSEKYQLVAWDLERPGNIQDWIARLNTARARHAALHQYGSLTFFTADNERVLFYGKRSPDGASTVLVAVSLDPYASQDAVLQVPWEWLGARPDETLPVRELMSGSHALWNGPRARVHLTPEQPAALWVVTRFRRTEHGFDYYA, from the coding sequence CCGAATCGGAAGCGTGTTCATCGAGGGCGTGCAACCGGAGCTGGACGCGGGGCGCCATCCCATCAAGCGCATCGTGGGTGAGCCCCTCGTCGTTCGCGCCGACATCTTCAAGGAAGGACACGACGTCCTCGCCGCCGTCGTCCGCTGGCGGCAGCAAACTCCCACCACGCAGCGCACCGACTGGGCGGAGGTCCCCATGCGCGCGCTCGGCAACGACGCCTGGGAAGCCAGCGTGCCGCTCACGAACAACGGCCGCTACGAGTACACGATTGAAGCGTGGCCGGACCTCTTCCGGACCTGGACCTCCGAGCTGAAGCGCAAGGTGGACGCGGGCCGCGACGTGCGCAGCGAGCTGCTGGAGGGAGCCGCGCTGCTGGAGGGAGCCGCGACACGCGCTCGCGCGAAGTTGGCGGAAGACGACGCGCGCGTGCTCGCGGACGCGGGGGCGCGACTGCGTCAGCCCGCCTCGCCGGACCTGCTCGCCGTGGCGCTCGCGCCGGAGTTGGTGGACCTGGCCTCGCGCCATGCGGACCGGAGCCTCGCGCGGAGGTACGAGCCCGTGCTCGAGGTGTTCGCGGACCGGGAGAAGGCGCGCTTCAGCGCGTGGTACGAGTTCTTCCCGCGTTCAGCGCTGCGCGACGGCGCGACGCACGCGACGCTGCTCGATGCGCGCGAGTGGCTGCCCTACGTCCAGCGCCTGGGCTTCGACGTCGTCTATCTGCCACCCATCCATCCCATCGGCGTCACCGCGCGCAAGGGCAAGAACAACAGCCTCCAGGCGCAGCCCGACGACGTGGGCAGCCCCTGGGCCATTGGCGCGCACGAGGGCGGCCACATGGCGGTGCATCCGCGCCTGGGCACGATGGAGGACTTCCGCTCGCTGGTGGAGGCGGCCGCGCATCACGGCATCGAGGTGGCCTTGGATCTCGCGTTCCAGTGCTCGCCGGATCACCCCTACGTCCGCGAGCACCCCGAGTGGTTCCAGCATCGCCCCGATGGGACCATCAAGACGGCGGAGAACCCGCCCAAGCGCTACGAGGACATCGTCAACTTCGACTGGATGGGGCCGCACCGCGAGGCGCTCTGGCACGAGCTGCGCGCCGTGGTGCTGCACTGGGTGCGGCAGGGCGTGCGCATCTTCCGCGTGGACAATCCGCACACCAAGCCCATCCAGTTCTGGGCGTGGCTCATCCGCGAGGTGCAGGACGCGCACCCGGACGTGCTGTTCCTCTCGGAGGCCTTCACGCGGCCCAAGGTGATGAAGGCGCTCGCGAAGGTGGGCTTCACGCAGTCGTACACGTACTTCACGTGGCGCAACTTCAAGGACGAGCTGACAGCCTACCTGGAGGAGATCACCCGGCCGCCCGTGTCGGACTACTTCCGGGGCAACCTCTGGCCCAACACGCCCGACATCCTGCCGGAGCTGCTCCAGGACGCGGGCCCCGGGGCCTTCCGGCTCCGCGCCGCGCTGGCCGCGACGCTCTCGTCTTCCTGGGGCATCTACTGCGGCTTCGAGCTGTGCGAAGGCCGCCACCTCCCCGGCAAGGAGGAGTACCTCGACTCGGAGAAGTACCAGCTCGTGGCGTGGGACCTGGAGCGGCCCGGCAACATCCAGGATTGGATTGCGCGGTTGAACACCGCGCGCGCCCGTCACGCGGCCCTGCACCAGTATGGCTCGCTCACGTTCTTCACCGCGGACAACGAGCGCGTGCTGTTCTACGGCAAGCGCTCCCCCGACGGCGCCAGCACGGTGCTGGTGGCGGTGAGCCTGGATCCGTATGCGTCCCAGGACGCGGTGCTCCAGGTGCCCTGGGAGTGGCTGGGCGCGCGCCCGGACGAGACCCTTCCGGTGCGCGAGCTGATGTCGGGCTCGCACGCGCTCTGGAATGGCCCCCGGGCACGCGTGCACCTGACGCCGGAGCAGCCCGCCGCCTTGTGGGTCGTGACCCGCTTCCGTCGCACCGAGCACGGCTTCGACTACTACGCGTGA
- the treS gene encoding maltose alpha-D-glucosyltransferase, protein MDLDPLWYKKALIYELHIRAFYDSNGDGHGDIPGLIEKLPYLRDLGVDCLWLLPHYPSPLRDDGYDIADYYGVHPDYGTLADFQRLVDEAHKLGLRIITELVVNHTSDQHPWFQEARRDPKSAKRDWYVWSDTDDRYKGARIIFVDTERSNWTWDPVAKQYFWHRFFSHQPDLNYDNPAVQEAMLDVMRFWLNMGVDGFRCDAVPYLFEREGTNCENLPETHAFLKRLRKTIDSEYQGKMLLAEANQWPADVRVYFGDGDEFHMGFHFPVMPRLFMGIRKEDRGPIVEIMQQTPDIPDNSQWAIFLRNHDELTLEMVTDEDRDYMYREYATDPRMRINLGIRRRLAPLMDNGRRRIELMHSLLFTLPGTPVLYYGDEIGMGDNIYLGDRNGVRTPMQWTSDRNAGFSRADTARLYAPIISDPVYGYQALNVEAQERHKSSLLHWVKRMVRIRQKYPVFAQGRLRFMPVENRKVMAFVREDAGQTVLVVCNLSRFAQPAVLDLRDFEGLVPVELIGETPFPRISELPYQMSMGPYMFLWFRLDKPEPGRTLA, encoded by the coding sequence ATGGACCTGGATCCCCTCTGGTACAAGAAGGCCCTCATCTACGAGCTGCACATCCGCGCGTTCTATGACTCGAACGGCGACGGACACGGGGACATCCCCGGGCTCATCGAGAAGCTGCCGTACCTGAGGGACCTGGGCGTGGACTGCCTCTGGCTCCTGCCCCACTACCCCTCCCCGCTGCGCGATGACGGCTACGACATCGCGGACTACTACGGCGTCCACCCGGACTACGGCACGCTGGCGGACTTCCAGCGGCTGGTGGACGAGGCGCACAAGCTGGGCCTGCGCATCATCACCGAGCTGGTGGTGAACCACACGAGCGACCAGCACCCCTGGTTCCAAGAAGCCCGGCGCGATCCCAAGAGCGCCAAGCGGGACTGGTACGTCTGGAGCGACACGGACGACCGCTATAAGGGCGCGCGCATCATCTTCGTGGACACGGAGCGCTCGAACTGGACGTGGGACCCCGTGGCCAAGCAGTACTTTTGGCACCGCTTCTTCAGCCACCAGCCGGACCTCAACTACGACAACCCCGCGGTGCAGGAAGCCATGCTGGACGTGATGCGCTTCTGGCTCAACATGGGCGTGGACGGATTCCGCTGCGACGCCGTGCCCTACCTCTTCGAGCGCGAGGGCACCAACTGCGAGAACCTCCCGGAGACGCACGCCTTCCTCAAGCGCCTGCGCAAGACGATCGACTCGGAGTACCAGGGGAAGATGTTGCTGGCCGAGGCCAACCAGTGGCCCGCCGACGTGCGCGTCTACTTCGGGGACGGCGACGAGTTCCACATGGGCTTCCACTTCCCGGTGATGCCGCGCCTCTTCATGGGCATTCGCAAGGAGGACCGCGGCCCCATCGTGGAGATCATGCAGCAGACGCCAGACATCCCGGACAACTCGCAGTGGGCCATCTTCCTGCGCAACCACGATGAGCTGACGCTGGAGATGGTGACGGACGAGGACCGCGACTACATGTATCGCGAGTACGCCACGGATCCGCGCATGCGCATCAACCTGGGCATCCGCCGGCGACTCGCGCCGCTCATGGACAACGGGCGTCGGCGCATCGAGCTGATGCACAGCCTGCTGTTCACCCTGCCCGGCACGCCGGTCCTCTACTACGGCGACGAAATCGGCATGGGCGACAACATCTACCTGGGCGACCGCAACGGCGTACGCACGCCCATGCAGTGGACGAGCGATCGCAACGCGGGCTTCAGCCGGGCGGACACCGCGCGCCTGTATGCGCCCATCATCTCGGATCCCGTCTACGGCTATCAGGCGCTCAACGTGGAGGCGCAGGAGCGCCACAAGTCCAGCCTGCTGCACTGGGTGAAGCGCATGGTGCGCATCCGCCAGAAATACCCCGTCTTCGCGCAGGGGCGCCTGAGGTTCATGCCGGTGGAGAACCGCAAGGTGATGGCCTTCGTGCGCGAGGACGCGGGGCAGACGGTGCTGGTGGTGTGCAACCTGTCGCGCTTCGCCCAGCCCGCGGTGCTGGACCTGCGCGACTTCGAGGGGCTCGTGCCGGTGGAGTTGATTGGAGAGACGCCGTTCCCTCGCATCAGCGAGCTGCCGTACCAGATGTCGATGGGCCCCTACATGTTCCTGTGGTTCCGCCTGGACAAGCCGGAGCCAGGGAGGACTCTCGCGTGA
- a CDS encoding phosphotransferase encodes MTSLDLTKLPDFLKSQRWFAGKAWPIKSVNVVDHVPLDLGACTFTLAVVEVVYELGHPERYLLLARPAADGIQSALDIDDCVRALFQVLRDGRTMPAGTGRVVGEWIGPADAEFPSPVPVRRLNVEQSNTSVVLAEQVILKIIRKLEAGVNPEYEVGRFLATKTSFRATPRMLGALTLEGAAGATLALAHRFVPDAVDGWRYTLDRLRQERALSERFLEEMREMGRCVGELHQAFASAPPDDAAFAPEPVLQEDLQRWSASIVGELGVTLADAGRLHPDLEGRRDRLIEHARQLALIPPSGQKTRTHGDLHLGQVLRSRGEWLLFDFEGEPSRSFTARREKYNPLRDVAGMLRSFDYAEATVSLEGGAPKSRVEPTRAAFLEGYRRATAGAAFLPTSETSFHVMLSAFELEKLLYEVRYELQNRPDWVRIPVQALLRMENTQ; translated from the coding sequence GTGACTTCCTTGGACCTGACGAAGCTGCCGGACTTCCTCAAGAGCCAGCGATGGTTCGCGGGCAAGGCGTGGCCCATCAAGAGCGTCAACGTCGTGGACCACGTGCCGCTGGACCTGGGCGCCTGCACCTTCACCCTCGCGGTGGTGGAGGTGGTGTACGAGCTGGGTCATCCAGAGCGCTACCTGCTGCTGGCGAGGCCCGCCGCCGACGGAATTCAAAGCGCGCTGGACATCGACGACTGCGTGCGGGCGCTGTTCCAGGTCCTCCGCGACGGGCGCACCATGCCCGCCGGCACGGGCCGAGTCGTGGGCGAGTGGATCGGCCCGGCGGACGCGGAGTTCCCTTCTCCCGTGCCGGTGCGACGCCTGAACGTCGAGCAGAGCAACACCTCGGTGGTGCTGGCCGAGCAGGTCATCTTGAAGATCATCCGCAAGCTCGAGGCGGGGGTGAACCCCGAGTACGAGGTGGGCCGCTTCCTCGCGACGAAGACCTCGTTTCGCGCCACCCCCCGCATGCTGGGAGCGCTCACGCTGGAGGGCGCCGCGGGCGCCACGCTCGCGCTGGCCCATCGCTTCGTGCCAGACGCGGTGGATGGCTGGCGGTACACGTTGGATCGGCTGCGCCAGGAGCGGGCCCTGAGCGAGCGCTTCCTCGAGGAGATGCGCGAGATGGGCCGATGCGTGGGCGAGCTGCACCAGGCCTTCGCCTCGGCACCTCCCGACGACGCCGCGTTCGCGCCGGAGCCCGTGCTGCAGGAGGATCTCCAACGCTGGAGCGCATCCATCGTGGGCGAGCTGGGGGTGACGCTCGCGGATGCGGGCCGACTGCATCCGGACCTGGAGGGGCGACGCGATCGGCTCATCGAGCACGCGCGTCAGCTCGCGCTCATTCCTCCCTCGGGACAGAAGACGCGCACGCATGGCGATCTCCACTTGGGCCAGGTGCTGCGCTCGCGTGGCGAGTGGCTCCTGTTCGACTTCGAGGGAGAGCCTTCGCGCTCGTTCACCGCCCGGCGCGAGAAATACAATCCGCTGCGCGACGTGGCGGGCATGTTGCGCTCGTTCGACTACGCGGAGGCCACGGTGTCACTGGAGGGAGGCGCGCCGAAGTCTCGCGTAGAGCCCACCCGCGCGGCGTTCCTGGAAGGTTACCGTCGTGCCACCGCAGGCGCGGCCTTCCTGCCCACGTCGGAGACGTCCTTCCACGTGATGCTGAGCGCGTTCGAGCTGGAGAAGCTCCTGTACGAAGTGCGCTATGAACTCCAGAACCGCCCGGACTGGGTGCGCATCCCCGTCCAGGCCCTCTTGCGCATGGAGAACACCCAGTGA
- the glgB gene encoding 1,4-alpha-glucan branching protein GlgB, with product MKNPAEAAQVDTELNRVVELRHPEPHAVLGLHADGSGAIIRAFRPEAVAVQVILPESGERIAMTHRRGGIFEARLASRTEPVNYLLEVEYPGKKVFTLRDPYSFLPTLGEMDLYFAGEGRHERLWERMGAHPLHHHGVSGVSFAVWAPTAAGVSVVGDFNGWDGRLHAMRRMGASGIWELFVPEVGEGARYKFEVRPGHGGPRLLKADPFAFRTENPPATASVVHDLARYRWSDTSWMDARAQRTDVHHQPWSIYEVHLESWRRVVEDGDRPMTYRELAPALSEYTRAMGFTHVELLPVAEHPYGGSWGYQVGGYYSPTARFGHPDDFRFLVDHLHQAGVGVIVDWVPGHFPRDAHALGEFDGTALYEHADPRKGAQPDWGTLVFNFGRNEVRNFLIANALFWLEEYHVDGLRVDAVASMLYLDYSRKQGEWIPNRWGGRENEEAIQFMRELNDTVRRKHPGAVMIAEESTAWPRVSQPTSEGGLGFHFKWNMGWMHDTLSYFSKDAIYRQYHHNQLTFGLLYAFSEHFMLPLSHDEVVHGKGSLYGRMSGDAWQKRANLRALFAWMWAHPGKKLLFMGGEFGQPAEWNHDRSLDWHLLEDAGHRGIHALVRDLNRMYRDLPALYDADSEPVGFQWLQPDSSAANVFAFVRRARQPGRHVVCVANLSPVPREGYRVGFPLHGRYVELLNTDASDYGGSGLGNQGLVSTEPTGWDGQPASALLTLPPLSVLWFTPG from the coding sequence GTGAAGAACCCGGCCGAGGCGGCGCAGGTCGACACGGAGCTGAACCGCGTGGTGGAGCTGCGCCACCCCGAGCCCCACGCCGTGCTGGGCCTCCACGCGGATGGCTCGGGTGCGATCATCCGCGCCTTCCGTCCCGAGGCCGTCGCGGTCCAGGTCATCCTTCCCGAGTCCGGCGAGCGCATCGCGATGACCCATCGTCGAGGGGGCATCTTCGAAGCGCGCCTCGCCTCGCGCACCGAGCCCGTCAACTACCTCCTGGAGGTGGAGTACCCGGGCAAGAAGGTCTTCACGCTGCGCGACCCGTACAGCTTCCTGCCCACGCTCGGGGAGATGGACCTCTACTTCGCGGGCGAAGGACGCCACGAGCGGCTCTGGGAGCGGATGGGGGCGCATCCGCTGCACCACCATGGCGTGAGCGGCGTGTCCTTCGCGGTGTGGGCACCCACCGCGGCTGGCGTCTCCGTGGTGGGTGACTTCAACGGTTGGGACGGGCGACTGCACGCCATGCGTCGCATGGGGGCCTCCGGCATCTGGGAGCTGTTCGTCCCCGAAGTCGGCGAGGGCGCGCGCTACAAGTTCGAGGTCCGCCCAGGGCACGGAGGACCTCGCCTGTTGAAGGCGGATCCGTTCGCCTTCCGCACCGAGAATCCGCCAGCCACGGCCTCCGTGGTCCACGACCTCGCGCGCTACCGCTGGTCCGACACAAGCTGGATGGACGCGCGCGCCCAACGCACGGACGTCCATCACCAACCGTGGAGCATCTACGAGGTGCACCTGGAGAGCTGGCGCCGGGTGGTGGAGGACGGCGACCGCCCCATGACGTACCGGGAGCTGGCCCCCGCGCTCTCCGAGTACACCCGGGCCATGGGCTTCACCCACGTGGAGCTGCTGCCCGTGGCCGAGCATCCCTACGGCGGCTCCTGGGGCTATCAAGTGGGCGGCTACTACTCGCCCACCGCGCGCTTCGGCCACCCCGATGACTTCCGCTTCCTGGTGGATCATCTGCATCAGGCTGGCGTCGGCGTCATCGTGGACTGGGTGCCCGGCCACTTCCCTCGCGATGCCCATGCGCTCGGCGAGTTCGACGGCACGGCGCTCTATGAGCACGCGGATCCGCGCAAGGGCGCGCAGCCGGACTGGGGCACGCTCGTCTTCAACTTCGGGCGAAACGAGGTCCGCAACTTCCTCATCGCCAACGCGCTCTTCTGGCTGGAGGAGTACCACGTCGATGGGCTGCGCGTGGATGCGGTCGCCTCCATGCTGTACCTCGACTACAGCCGCAAGCAGGGCGAGTGGATCCCCAACCGCTGGGGTGGCCGCGAGAACGAAGAGGCCATCCAGTTCATGCGCGAACTCAACGACACCGTGCGCCGCAAGCACCCGGGCGCGGTGATGATCGCCGAGGAGTCCACCGCGTGGCCTCGCGTGAGCCAGCCCACCAGCGAGGGCGGCCTGGGCTTCCACTTCAAATGGAACATGGGGTGGATGCACGACACGCTGTCGTACTTCTCCAAGGACGCCATCTACCGGCAGTACCACCACAACCAGCTCACCTTCGGCCTGCTCTATGCCTTCAGCGAGCACTTCATGCTCCCGCTGAGCCATGACGAAGTCGTGCATGGCAAGGGCAGCCTCTACGGGCGCATGTCCGGCGACGCGTGGCAGAAGCGCGCCAACCTGCGCGCGCTGTTCGCGTGGATGTGGGCCCACCCGGGCAAGAAGCTCCTGTTCATGGGCGGTGAGTTCGGACAGCCCGCCGAGTGGAACCACGACCGCAGCCTGGACTGGCACCTGCTCGAGGACGCGGGACACCGCGGCATCCACGCGCTCGTGCGAGACCTCAACCGCATGTACCGCGACCTGCCCGCGCTCTACGACGCGGACAGCGAGCCCGTGGGCTTCCAGTGGCTGCAGCCCGATTCGTCCGCGGCGAACGTGTTCGCGTTCGTGCGGCGCGCTCGCCAGCCCGGCCGTCATGTCGTCTGCGTCGCCAACCTGTCCCCTGTCCCCCGCGAGGGCTACCGGGTGGGCTTCCCACTGCACGGCCGCTACGTGGAGCTGCTCAACACCGACGCGAGCGACTACGGCGGCTCGGGACTCGGCAACCAGGGACTCGTGAGCACCGAGCCCACGGGCTGGGATGGTCAGCCCGCGTCCGCGCTCCTCACCCTGCCCCCGCTCAGCGTGCTGTGGTTCACCCCAGGCTGA
- a CDS encoding STAS domain-containing protein, translating to MPNQPSSQILEVDVDRLERIRDVLAMISLGEFDPAHHLIAVEKHDAFSSFEETINLFARQLHASVRENEASIQKLDAARRDLEEKLSTIERQRMAIRDLSTPIIELWEDILTLPIVGVVDTQRSLEMTERLLHRISQGKARCAIIDITGVEVVDTATANHFVKMVTAARLLGTYCVVTGISPVIAQTLSQIGVDLRDVKTLGSLRDGLRECFLYLRSQAAHRAFESSRQG from the coding sequence ATGCCCAATCAGCCTTCGTCCCAAATCCTCGAAGTCGACGTGGACCGCCTCGAGCGCATTCGCGATGTGCTCGCGATGATCTCGCTCGGTGAGTTCGACCCGGCGCATCACCTCATCGCGGTGGAGAAGCACGACGCGTTCTCCTCCTTCGAGGAGACCATCAACCTGTTCGCCCGGCAGCTCCACGCCTCGGTGCGCGAGAACGAGGCCTCCATCCAGAAGCTCGACGCGGCGCGCCGGGACCTGGAGGAGAAGCTCTCCACCATCGAGCGGCAGCGGATGGCGATTCGCGACCTGTCCACGCCCATCATCGAGCTATGGGAGGACATCCTCACGCTGCCCATCGTGGGCGTGGTGGACACGCAGCGCTCGCTGGAGATGACCGAGCGGCTGCTGCACCGCATCTCGCAGGGCAAGGCCCGCTGCGCCATCATCGACATCACCGGCGTCGAGGTGGTGGACACGGCGACGGCCAACCACTTCGTGAAGATGGTGACGGCGGCGCGCCTCCTGGGCACGTACTGCGTCGTCACCGGTATCAGCCCCGTCATCGCGCAGACGCTCAGCCAGATTGGCGTGGACCTGCGCGACGTGAAGACGCTCGGCAGCCTGCGAGATGGCTTGCGCGAGTGCTTCCTGTACCTGCGCAGCCAGGCCGCGCACCGCGCCTTCGAGTCCAGCCGCCAGGGCTAG
- a CDS encoding dienelactone hydrolase family protein, with product MRILVLHSAYGLRPAIQEAVQRLEAAGHSATAPDLYAGATANTLDHALALRDAIGRQELLSRAMAATEAFQPDAILGFSLGASMAQRIAVRRGSPLRLVLFHGAAENAERLHPGLRMTLHAAQGDAFVPDDELAVWKDSFVRAGAQVAVHRYEDGGHLFTDPGLPDFHPATAARAWDNTLRWLAKEG from the coding sequence ATGCGAATCCTCGTGTTGCACTCCGCCTATGGACTCCGCCCGGCGATACAGGAGGCGGTCCAGAGGCTGGAGGCGGCGGGCCACTCCGCGACCGCACCGGACCTCTACGCGGGCGCGACCGCCAACACGCTCGACCACGCGCTCGCGCTCCGCGACGCCATCGGACGCCAGGAGCTTCTCTCCCGCGCGATGGCGGCCACCGAGGCCTTCCAGCCGGACGCCATCCTGGGCTTCAGCCTGGGGGCCTCGATGGCCCAACGCATCGCGGTGCGGCGCGGCTCCCCGCTCCGCCTCGTCCTCTTCCATGGCGCGGCGGAGAACGCCGAGCGCTTGCATCCCGGCCTGCGCATGACGCTGCACGCGGCCCAGGGCGATGCGTTCGTCCCTGACGACGAGCTGGCCGTGTGGAAGGACTCCTTCGTGCGCGCGGGCGCCCAGGTGGCGGTGCATCGCTACGAGGACGGCGGCCATCTGTTCACGGATCCGGGCCTCCCCGACTTCCACCCCGCCACCGCCGCGCGCGCCTGGGACAACACCCTCCGGTGGCTCGCGAAGGAGGGCTGA
- a CDS encoding oxidoreductase, producing MTVDAPTPSEIRTGLIGFGLSGSTFHAPLLAANPLFRLTAIATRKADVAMPGVRAMTVEALLADPTVSLVIITTPNATHASLVGAALNAGKHVVVEKPFALETRDAERLTALARERGRCLTVFHNRRWDGDFLTVRQLLTNGALGRLYSFESHFDRLRPQVKARWKEEDIPGAGTLWDLGSHLIDQAVQLFGLPDTVLADLGHQRPGAKAVDWVHLVLRYGELRVLLHSGSVVHEPWPRFVLRGDREAYVKTGLDPQEAQLHAGLRPGHEGWGSEPAERHGRLLASAQSVPTLSGTYEEFYRQLASAILHGAPVPVSPDSAQDVIRVVEAALRSDAEGRRVALR from the coding sequence ATGACCGTCGACGCGCCCACCCCTTCGGAGATTCGCACCGGGCTCATCGGCTTCGGGCTCTCGGGCTCGACGTTCCATGCCCCGCTGCTCGCCGCGAATCCGTTGTTCCGATTGACGGCCATCGCCACGCGCAAGGCGGACGTGGCGATGCCAGGGGTGCGCGCGATGACCGTGGAGGCGCTGCTCGCGGACCCCACCGTGTCGCTGGTGATCATCACCACGCCCAACGCCACGCATGCCTCGCTGGTGGGGGCGGCGTTGAACGCGGGCAAGCACGTGGTGGTGGAGAAGCCCTTCGCGCTGGAGACACGCGATGCGGAGCGCCTCACCGCACTCGCTCGGGAGCGCGGGCGGTGCCTGACGGTGTTCCACAACCGTCGCTGGGATGGCGACTTCCTCACCGTGCGCCAGCTCCTCACGAACGGCGCACTGGGGCGGCTCTACAGCTTCGAGAGCCACTTCGATCGCCTGCGTCCCCAGGTCAAGGCGCGCTGGAAGGAAGAGGACATCCCGGGCGCGGGCACGCTGTGGGATCTCGGTTCGCACCTCATCGATCAAGCCGTGCAGCTCTTCGGACTCCCGGACACTGTCCTCGCGGATCTGGGGCACCAGCGGCCCGGCGCGAAGGCGGTGGACTGGGTCCACCTGGTGCTGCGCTACGGTGAGCTGCGCGTCTTGCTGCACTCCGGTTCGGTGGTCCACGAGCCGTGGCCTCGCTTCGTCCTGCGCGGCGATCGCGAGGCCTACGTGAAGACCGGGCTCGATCCTCAGGAGGCCCAGCTCCACGCGGGCCTGCGGCCCGGACACGAGGGCTGGGGCAGCGAGCCCGCCGAGCGCCACGGTCGCCTGCTCGCCAGCGCACAGTCGGTGCCCACCCTCTCCGGGACCTACGAGGAGTTCTACCGTCAGCTCGCGAGCGCCATCCTCCACGGGGCTCCGGTGCCGGTGTCCCCAGACAGCGCGCAGGATGTCATCCGCGTGGTGGAGGCCGCGCTGCGCAGTGACGCGGAGGGACGGCGCGTCGCCCTGCGCTGA